A single genomic interval of Mycolicibacterium holsaticum DSM 44478 = JCM 12374 harbors:
- a CDS encoding glycosyltransferase: protein MKFVLASWGSRGDIEPNAAVGRELMRRGHEVCIAVPPDLIGFTEAAGLPTAGFGPNSGSILDAHRDFWTCFFRTPWRVRAMIRSRVAIGGPLLRGWQEMSTTLMSLADGADLIFTGINFEDAAANVAEHYDIPLATLHYFPLRPNGQVLTFLPAAWRRSAVAAFWWLSWRVMKKVEHAQRRELGLPRAKGSAPRRITQRRSLEIQAYDAACFPGLAAEWTEFADQRPFVGTLTLELATAADEEVATWIAAGTPPIFFGFGSIPVESPADTIAMISAACAQLGERALIGAAGTDYSDAPHPDNVKVVGTMNYSTVFPACRALVHHGGSSTTPIGMRAGVPQLILYWDMVHAIYGAAVKRLRVGTARRFSTATEASLVADLRTILAPDYHDRARALAAQITPPAHAAAAAADRLEDLARRYRRS, encoded by the coding sequence ATGAAATTCGTGCTGGCGAGTTGGGGGAGTCGCGGCGACATCGAGCCGAATGCCGCGGTGGGACGTGAGCTGATGCGGCGAGGGCACGAGGTGTGTATTGCCGTGCCGCCGGACCTGATCGGCTTCACCGAGGCGGCCGGATTGCCGACCGCGGGCTTCGGCCCCAACTCGGGGTCGATCCTTGACGCTCACCGTGATTTCTGGACCTGCTTTTTTCGCACACCCTGGCGAGTCCGCGCGATGATCCGGTCGCGCGTCGCGATCGGGGGACCGCTGCTGCGCGGTTGGCAGGAGATGAGCACGACGCTGATGTCGCTGGCCGACGGTGCCGACTTGATATTCACCGGCATCAATTTCGAGGATGCCGCCGCCAATGTCGCCGAGCACTACGACATCCCGCTGGCCACCCTGCACTATTTCCCGCTGCGACCCAACGGTCAGGTGCTGACATTCCTGCCTGCGGCGTGGCGACGATCCGCCGTCGCAGCGTTTTGGTGGCTGTCTTGGCGGGTGATGAAGAAGGTGGAACACGCTCAGCGCCGCGAGCTCGGTCTGCCCAGAGCCAAAGGCTCCGCCCCGCGGCGGATCACCCAACGCAGATCGCTGGAGATCCAGGCGTACGACGCCGCATGCTTCCCGGGGTTGGCGGCCGAATGGACAGAATTCGCGGATCAGCGCCCCTTTGTCGGGACGCTGACGTTGGAGCTGGCTACCGCTGCCGACGAGGAGGTCGCGACGTGGATCGCTGCCGGTACCCCACCGATTTTCTTCGGTTTCGGCAGCATTCCAGTGGAGTCGCCCGCGGACACGATCGCCATGATCAGCGCGGCCTGCGCCCAGTTGGGCGAGCGGGCTTTGATCGGCGCCGCAGGAACCGACTACAGCGATGCGCCCCATCCTGACAACGTCAAGGTGGTGGGCACCATGAACTACTCGACCGTCTTTCCCGCGTGCCGGGCACTCGTCCACCACGGCGGTTCGAGCACCACCCCGATCGGAATGCGCGCGGGCGTCCCCCAACTGATCCTGTACTGGGACATGGTGCACGCGATCTATGGCGCCGCCGTCAAACGGCTCCGGGTGGGCACCGCGCGGCGCTTCTCGACCGCCACCGAGGCATCGTTGGTGGCCGATCTGCGGACCATCCTCGCGCCGGATTACCACGACCGAGCGCGTGCGCTCGCCGCCCAGATAACCCCACCTGCCCACGCCGCTGCAGCCGCGGCCGATCGCCTGGAAGATCTCGCTCGCCGCTACCGCAGGAGCTGA
- a CDS encoding class I SAM-dependent methyltransferase, giving the protein MLVDALPGVNRIRAVKRALAGRTNPVYLEIGVSRGQAFQQIPADVKIAVDPAFNLSQRTRERADAKGRVTHYFETTSDAFFEDQKALLERHPVDVALIDGLHTYEQVVRDVENTVRYLRDDGVIFLHDCNPPFELASRRAESWESFMAQQKGPLVIGVWNGDVWKAIVQLRSTHDDLQVGVLKCDQGVGFVRRGTPESTLSYSVKQIEALTYADLKADRKRLLNLKPPRYLDELLSASTESPK; this is encoded by the coding sequence ATGTTGGTCGACGCCCTGCCAGGGGTCAACCGGATCAGGGCGGTGAAGCGGGCGCTGGCCGGCCGGACGAACCCCGTCTACCTGGAGATCGGTGTTTCCCGGGGCCAGGCATTTCAGCAGATCCCTGCCGATGTGAAGATCGCCGTCGACCCGGCCTTCAACCTCTCGCAGCGCACCCGCGAGCGCGCCGACGCGAAGGGACGTGTCACCCATTACTTCGAGACCACCAGCGACGCCTTCTTCGAAGACCAGAAGGCTCTGCTGGAACGCCACCCCGTCGACGTCGCGCTGATCGACGGACTGCACACCTACGAGCAGGTGGTGCGCGACGTCGAGAACACTGTGCGCTACCTGCGCGACGACGGTGTCATCTTTCTGCACGACTGCAACCCGCCGTTCGAATTGGCCAGCCGCCGTGCGGAGTCGTGGGAGAGCTTCATGGCCCAGCAGAAGGGTCCGCTGGTGATCGGTGTGTGGAACGGCGATGTCTGGAAAGCCATCGTCCAGCTGCGCAGCACCCACGACGACCTGCAGGTCGGCGTCCTCAAATGTGACCAGGGCGTCGGGTTCGTGCGCAGAGGAACCCCGGAATCGACGTTGTCGTATTCGGTGAAGCAGATCGAGGCGCTTACCTACGCGGATCTCAAAGCCGACCGCAAGCGCCTGCTCAACCTCAAACCACCCCGATATCTGGACGAACTTCTCAGTGCGAGCACCGAGTCACCGAAGTAA
- a CDS encoding acyltransferase family protein, with amino-acid sequence MSQADSLGVTEAQQSPNTEQVKFRPDIEGLRAVAVLAVVLFHAAVPGLGGGYIGVDVFFVISGFLITGLLWREVSTTGSVRLRRFYGARARRLLPASAAVGVVTMIASALLLPPLQARPAISDGIASALYVSNYQFVLRGADYFADHVSPSPFLHYWSLGVEEQFYIVWAPMILGAAWLIRRLRRRRGIDAASSRRPYLVLLALVAVASFALSFLASYLVPAAAFYSLPTRAWQLAVGGLIALTVTQWRRLNPLSAAIMGWAGLALILLACTWLSPASVYPGTAALLPTLGAALVIGAGCAAPSQGCGRLLGLPAVRAVGRISYSWYLWHWPVLILAPFLLGHQLSLPARLAAALVSAGLAWLTFRYLENPLRFAPTIRNFPWRSLGLGAVATVAAVGVGIALLKVVPSPIGQGLPAKPVNLTATLVPSGSDAAAYDATVQRTFADIQRAVAASADLRSVPSNLTPSLAEAWADRDAMLFGGCLREPFQSGQPECAMAVTASSTTVALVGDSHAAMWTPAFQEVAIQRHWRLEMLAKGACPLLDLPITNPLSRLADYLQRCAEWRAEIVARLEAERPELIVLSLWRGYGTEESLSDYRPYDDAWIDSLTRLVQRLRGTGAQVLVIGPIPSPGFVVPVCLSGYLDDVQACTPERSAAVNESGIAAEAAATEAGGGEYVDTTELYCTADRCPVIVGNTLVYVDATHTTLEYARLLAPAMGALVDRLLANN; translated from the coding sequence TTGTCGCAGGCCGACAGCCTCGGCGTCACCGAGGCACAGCAGAGTCCGAACACAGAACAGGTCAAGTTCCGCCCCGATATCGAGGGCTTGCGTGCTGTCGCAGTGCTGGCGGTTGTCCTCTTCCACGCCGCCGTTCCGGGTCTCGGTGGCGGATACATCGGTGTCGACGTGTTCTTCGTCATCTCAGGGTTTCTGATCACCGGGTTGCTGTGGCGGGAAGTGAGCACGACCGGGAGCGTGCGGCTACGCCGGTTCTACGGCGCGCGGGCTCGGCGGTTACTGCCGGCCTCGGCTGCCGTCGGTGTCGTCACGATGATCGCCTCGGCGCTTCTGTTACCGCCGTTGCAGGCTCGGCCGGCCATCAGCGACGGCATCGCCAGCGCCCTGTATGTCAGCAACTACCAGTTCGTGTTGCGAGGCGCCGACTACTTCGCCGACCACGTGTCGCCGTCGCCTTTCCTGCATTACTGGTCGTTGGGTGTGGAAGAGCAGTTCTACATCGTCTGGGCGCCCATGATCCTTGGCGCAGCGTGGCTGATCCGGCGACTGCGCCGACGCCGCGGAATCGACGCCGCTTCTTCGCGACGTCCATATCTCGTGCTCCTCGCACTGGTCGCGGTGGCTTCGTTCGCGTTGTCTTTCCTCGCCAGTTACCTGGTGCCCGCTGCAGCGTTCTATTCGTTGCCGACTCGGGCCTGGCAGCTGGCCGTCGGTGGGCTGATCGCCCTCACGGTCACCCAGTGGCGCCGCCTGAACCCGCTGTCCGCTGCGATCATGGGTTGGGCAGGGCTCGCCCTCATACTGCTGGCTTGCACATGGTTGAGCCCGGCCAGCGTGTACCCGGGTACCGCGGCATTGCTGCCCACTCTGGGTGCGGCCTTGGTGATCGGCGCCGGCTGCGCGGCACCCAGCCAGGGCTGCGGACGCCTGCTCGGTCTGCCGGCGGTACGCGCCGTCGGACGAATCTCCTACTCGTGGTACCTGTGGCACTGGCCGGTGCTGATCCTCGCGCCTTTCCTGCTGGGACACCAACTCTCGCTGCCCGCGCGGTTGGCTGCCGCACTGGTGTCCGCCGGGTTGGCGTGGCTGACCTTCCGTTACCTCGAGAACCCGCTGCGGTTCGCCCCCACAATCCGTAACTTCCCCTGGCGCAGTCTCGGACTGGGGGCGGTCGCCACCGTGGCGGCCGTCGGTGTCGGCATCGCGCTGCTCAAGGTGGTGCCCTCTCCGATCGGACAAGGTCTGCCGGCGAAGCCGGTGAACCTCACCGCAACACTCGTACCCTCCGGATCGGACGCGGCCGCCTACGACGCAACGGTGCAGCGCACGTTCGCCGATATACAGCGCGCGGTCGCGGCGTCTGCTGACTTGAGGTCGGTTCCCTCCAATCTGACGCCTTCGCTCGCCGAGGCATGGGCTGACAGGGATGCCATGTTGTTCGGCGGCTGCCTGCGCGAGCCTTTCCAAAGCGGGCAGCCGGAGTGCGCGATGGCGGTCACCGCCTCGTCGACGACGGTGGCCCTGGTGGGAGATTCCCACGCGGCGATGTGGACTCCGGCCTTCCAGGAGGTCGCCATCCAGCGGCATTGGCGGCTCGAGATGCTCGCGAAGGGCGCATGCCCGTTGCTGGACCTGCCGATCACCAACCCCTTGAGTCGCCTGGCGGACTACCTCCAACGCTGCGCGGAGTGGCGCGCCGAGATCGTCGCCCGGCTGGAAGCCGAGCGGCCAGAATTGATCGTGTTGAGCTTGTGGCGTGGCTACGGCACCGAAGAATCGCTCTCCGATTACCGGCCTTACGACGACGCTTGGATCGACAGCCTGACCCGCCTGGTGCAACGGCTTCGCGGCACCGGTGCACAGGTACTGGTGATCGGCCCGATACCTAGTCCCGGCTTCGTTGTCCCGGTGTGTTTGTCGGGGTACCTCGATGACGTGCAGGCGTGCACACCGGAGCGGTCGGCAGCGGTCAACGAATCGGGCATCGCCGCCGAGGCCGCCGCCACCGAAGCCGGCGGCGGCGAATATGTCGACACCACTGAGCTCTACTGCACTGCCGACCGCTGCCCAGTCATCGTCGGCAACACCCTGGTCTACGTCGATGCAACCCACACCACGCTGGAGTACGCCCGGCTACTCGCCCCCGCCATGGGTGCGCTCGTCGACCGGCTGCTCGCCAACAACTGA
- a CDS encoding DUF2505 domain-containing protein, translated as MPRSFEGQTESSASVEQIHAAFGSADYWRARLATSDATAELDSLAVDPDGTVEVHLTQYLGRQLLPASVTKFLPGDVKLLHGETWRPAGDGEVRGQISVAISGGLGSCHAKTCLVPAAEGSQLSFTGRVEVKIPLVGGNFEKSLGANLAASIPEVVRFTTTWITDHA; from the coding sequence ATGCCCCGTTCGTTCGAAGGCCAGACCGAATCGTCGGCGAGCGTCGAACAGATCCATGCAGCGTTCGGGTCCGCGGACTACTGGCGGGCCCGGCTGGCGACCAGCGACGCCACCGCCGAGTTGGATTCGCTCGCCGTCGACCCCGACGGCACGGTGGAAGTGCATCTCACCCAGTACCTCGGGCGCCAGCTGCTACCCGCGTCGGTCACCAAGTTCCTGCCTGGCGACGTGAAGTTGCTTCATGGCGAGACATGGCGCCCCGCGGGCGACGGCGAGGTACGGGGGCAGATCAGCGTCGCCATTTCCGGCGGTCTTGGATCCTGCCACGCGAAAACGTGTCTGGTGCCGGCCGCCGAAGGCTCGCAACTGAGTTTCACCGGCCGGGTGGAGGTCAAGATTCCGCTCGTCGGCGGCAATTTCGAGAAGTCCCTCGGAGCCAATTTGGCGGCGAGCATCCCCGAGGTGGTGCGGTTCACCACGACGTGGATCACCGACCACGCGTGA
- a CDS encoding class I SAM-dependent methyltransferase, translating to MTLHRVWRAVLVGLVLVVAAACYFVPALLILIGALLLSLVCARLVYRGRDRYIPNLYARDIRVYDDAYRAFITGGLADLRQRRIPGHTLLWEASQLASPSPENAYELQLDLGVWIGWSTRLTADACGRTVHGFDTFSGLVEDWAVDDQMVVKKGTFSLTEPLAQRLMGETGVTLDDDGVPAPLGRDVQFIKGMTYDTLAPYLAERPEAPIRLFHMDLDTYESCLHALETCKDRFIEGSILVFDEYLVTNGEMQAFYEFQKKYGLQWRYRAWGLEIWEMNVEMVTSRWKRLGYYFLAIALFWMLGGGNFAWAFFTKRFWRFWLGAPVGDIAFMLGAAGQRKSVSLEITGLGALARDNR from the coding sequence ATGACCCTGCATCGGGTGTGGCGAGCCGTCCTCGTCGGCCTCGTGCTCGTCGTCGCCGCGGCGTGCTACTTCGTGCCGGCTCTGCTGATCCTGATCGGTGCGCTTCTGCTGTCGCTCGTGTGCGCGCGCCTGGTCTATCGAGGCCGCGACCGCTACATCCCGAACCTGTACGCCCGCGACATCAGGGTGTACGACGATGCCTACCGCGCGTTCATCACCGGCGGCCTGGCTGACTTGCGACAGCGCCGGATCCCAGGGCACACGCTGCTGTGGGAAGCGTCGCAACTGGCATCACCTTCGCCAGAGAATGCGTACGAACTCCAACTCGACTTGGGCGTCTGGATCGGCTGGTCGACAAGGTTGACCGCGGACGCATGCGGACGCACCGTCCACGGCTTCGACACCTTCTCCGGCCTGGTCGAAGACTGGGCCGTCGACGATCAGATGGTCGTCAAGAAGGGCACCTTTTCGCTGACGGAACCGCTGGCGCAACGGCTCATGGGGGAGACCGGGGTAACGCTGGACGACGACGGCGTCCCCGCCCCGCTCGGACGCGACGTGCAGTTCATCAAAGGCATGACCTACGACACCCTCGCCCCGTATCTGGCAGAGCGACCGGAGGCGCCGATCCGGCTGTTCCATATGGATCTGGACACCTACGAGAGCTGCCTGCACGCGTTGGAAACCTGCAAGGACCGGTTCATCGAGGGGTCGATCCTGGTCTTCGACGAATACCTCGTCACCAACGGCGAAATGCAGGCGTTCTACGAGTTCCAGAAGAAGTACGGGCTGCAATGGCGGTACCGCGCCTGGGGTCTCGAGATCTGGGAGATGAACGTGGAGATGGTGACCTCGCGCTGGAAGCGCCTGGGTTACTACTTCCTCGCCATCGCGCTCTTCTGGATGCTGGGCGGCGGTAACTTCGCGTGGGCGTTTTTCACCAAGCGCTTCTGGCGGTTCTGGCTGGGTGCACCGGTCGGCGACATCGCGTTCATGCTCGGTGCCGCCGGCCAACGGAAGTCGGTCAGCCTCGAGATCACCGGCCTCGGCGCGTTGGCCCGCGACAACCGATGA